In Candidatus Neomarinimicrobiota bacterium, the following are encoded in one genomic region:
- a CDS encoding adenylosuccinate synthase, with protein sequence MPLKKSNITAVVGAQWGDEGKGKITDFFAGESDYVVRFHGGNNAGHTIIVDDVTFKLHLIPSGIVYGEPMSIIGNGVVVDPKALLDEIAYVKEKGIDPKLMVSDRAHVIMPYHIAMDGALSGHQGNLAAGSTRRGIAPVYADKMFRNGIRMIDLLDMDIFREKLEKGYAFSKGIIEKTLDQSLDISMGEIFDTYLDYGQKLKSYIHDTSVILYNAHKSGKSILFEGAQGISLDVDHGVYPYTTSSNTAAGHISTGTGVSFRDIDRIIGVTKAYLSRVGESPLPSEIHGEEAKSLRDKGGEYGTTTGRPRRVGWLDLVQVRQAVRVNGLTEIALTKLDILNGFDELPICVAYDVDRKRITEMPASLTEYRNAKPIYESLPGWGDLPENIWDKGYDAMPQTLKDYISFIEHEVDCPVKIVSVGPQRHETIIR encoded by the coding sequence GGGCGATGAAGGCAAAGGAAAAATCACTGATTTCTTTGCTGGTGAATCCGACTACGTGGTTCGTTTTCACGGAGGTAACAACGCCGGCCACACCATCATCGTTGACGATGTCACTTTCAAACTTCATCTTATTCCGTCCGGAATTGTTTACGGCGAACCCATGTCCATTATTGGTAATGGTGTCGTGGTGGACCCCAAAGCATTGCTCGATGAAATTGCTTATGTAAAAGAAAAAGGTATCGACCCAAAACTCATGGTCAGCGATCGTGCTCATGTGATTATGCCTTATCATATTGCCATGGATGGAGCCCTTTCTGGACATCAAGGCAATCTCGCCGCCGGAAGCACTCGCCGTGGAATTGCTCCGGTTTATGCGGATAAAATGTTCCGAAATGGGATTCGTATGATTGACCTTTTGGATATGGATATTTTTAGAGAAAAATTGGAAAAAGGGTATGCTTTTTCCAAAGGAATCATTGAAAAAACGCTTGACCAATCTTTGGATATTTCCATGGGTGAGATTTTTGATACGTATTTAGACTACGGCCAAAAATTAAAATCCTATATTCATGATACGTCGGTCATTTTATACAATGCCCACAAATCCGGCAAATCTATTTTATTTGAAGGCGCACAAGGTATATCGTTGGATGTGGATCACGGCGTTTATCCTTACACCACTTCTTCCAACACAGCAGCGGGACATATTTCTACCGGAACCGGCGTAAGCTTTAGAGATATTGATAGAATTATCGGCGTTACAAAAGCTTATTTGAGTCGTGTAGGTGAGAGTCCCTTACCATCAGAAATTCATGGTGAAGAAGCGAAAAGTCTTCGGGATAAAGGTGGGGAATATGGCACAACAACTGGACGACCTCGCCGAGTGGGTTGGTTAGATTTGGTTCAAGTGCGCCAAGCAGTTCGCGTGAATGGACTTACAGAAATTGCCCTGACAAAATTAGATATATTAAATGGATTTGACGAATTACCCATTTGCGTCGCTTACGATGTAGATAGAAAACGCATCACCGAAATGCCTGCAAGTTTGACTGAATACAGAAATGCAAAACCTATTTATGAATCACTTCCGGGGTGGGGAGACCTTCCTGAAAATATTTGGGATAAAGGATATGATGCCATGCCACAAACTTTAAAAGATTATATTTCATTTATAGAACACGAAGTGGATTGTCCTGTTAAGATTGTATCAGTGGGACCCCAACGCCATGAGACGATTATAAGATGA